A single Tenacibaculum sp. 190524A02b DNA region contains:
- a CDS encoding helix-turn-helix transcriptional regulator, translating into MSNDTIHVKFENQQFPEAAFDLLPLESLFHNFDLYHFEPPQIVEFYIIILIQENTGKHTIDFTDYDYQKGTLLTIRKDQIHKFHINKNVKGDLLLFTDHFLVSYLEKTENQKSLQLFNELLGKPKIQLTSKELEEVNSCIHRIKKEYFSIKDAYSLGIIRSELHILITKLYRIKSKNNEIVHNKKYLNEFITLQTLVENHVIQNAKVSYYASQMHLSTKTLNNITKSIVNKPAKTFIDEIYIKQIKRLLLNTESPIKEIAFTTGFEETTNFYKYFKRHTNLTPEKFRSKFK; encoded by the coding sequence ATGAGCAACGATACTATTCATGTTAAATTTGAAAATCAACAATTCCCAGAAGCTGCCTTTGACCTTTTGCCATTAGAAAGCTTGTTTCATAATTTTGACTTGTATCATTTTGAACCTCCGCAAATAGTTGAGTTTTATATTATAATTCTCATTCAGGAAAATACAGGAAAACATACCATTGACTTTACAGATTATGATTATCAAAAAGGAACTTTGCTAACCATTAGGAAAGATCAAATTCATAAATTTCATATTAATAAAAACGTTAAAGGAGATTTATTACTTTTTACCGATCATTTTTTGGTATCCTATCTAGAAAAAACTGAAAACCAAAAATCGCTACAACTTTTTAATGAACTTTTAGGTAAACCCAAAATACAATTAACCTCAAAAGAGTTAGAGGAAGTTAACTCATGTATTCATAGAATTAAAAAGGAATACTTTTCTATAAAAGATGCTTATTCTCTAGGTATTATTAGAAGTGAATTACACATTTTGATTACAAAACTATATCGAATCAAGTCTAAAAACAATGAAATAGTTCACAACAAAAAATACTTAAATGAGTTTATCACTTTACAAACTTTAGTTGAGAACCATGTTATACAAAATGCTAAAGTAAGTTATTATGCTTCTCAAATGCACCTTTCAACTAAAACGTTAAATAATATTACTAAAAGTATTGTTAACAAACCTGCTAAAACGTTTATTGATGAAATTTACATCAAGCAAATTAAAAGACTACTACTTAATACTGAATCACCTATAAAAGAAATAGCCTTTACTACAGGCTTTGAAGAAACGACTAACTTTTATAAATACTTTAAACGACATACTAATCTTACTCCAGAAAAATTTAGAAGTAAATTCAAGTAA
- a CDS encoding ester cyclase has protein sequence MEKTEVKPDLKAIATEAQNAFFNKYDADGVKKYFTTDYIQHNPHVPTGIEPVLGFLPMLKKAGTTSKTHRMLQDGNFIVMHNTYNNAEAFGAKEVVTFDVWRMEDGKVAEHWDAVTPVVKETVSGRSQFDGPTTVTDIDKTKENKTIVENFVNDVLFGKNPTKITNYVSTEKYHQHNTHVGDGLEGLNKAIEYLISQNDLFIYKKTHKILGEGNFVLTMSEGEWHGKPQAFYDLFRLENGKIVEHWDVIQEIPEKMAHNNGMF, from the coding sequence ATGGAAAAAACTGAAGTAAAGCCAGACTTAAAAGCAATAGCTACTGAAGCTCAAAATGCATTCTTTAACAAATATGATGCAGATGGCGTAAAAAAATATTTTACTACAGATTATATACAGCACAATCCACATGTTCCAACAGGAATTGAACCTGTTTTAGGATTTCTTCCAATGTTAAAAAAAGCTGGTACTACTAGTAAAACACACAGAATGTTACAAGATGGTAACTTTATTGTGATGCACAATACTTATAATAATGCTGAAGCTTTTGGAGCTAAAGAGGTTGTTACGTTTGATGTATGGCGAATGGAAGATGGTAAAGTAGCTGAGCACTGGGATGCTGTTACTCCTGTTGTTAAAGAAACTGTTAGTGGAAGAAGTCAATTTGACGGACCAACTACCGTTACAGACATAGACAAAACTAAAGAAAATAAAACTATAGTAGAAAACTTTGTTAATGACGTTTTATTTGGTAAAAACCCTACCAAAATCACGAATTATGTAAGTACAGAAAAATACCACCAACATAATACTCATGTTGGAGATGGATTAGAAGGACTAAACAAAGCTATTGAATATTTAATTTCTCAAAATGATCTATTTATTTACAAAAAAACTCATAAAATATTAGGAGAAGGTAACTTTGTATTAACTATGAGTGAAGGTGAATGGCATGGTAAACCTCAAGCTTTTTACGATTTATTTAGACTTGAAAACGGAAAAATTGTGGAGCATTGGGATGTTATTCAAGAGATTCCAGAAAAAATGGCACATAATAACGGTATGTTTTAA
- the metF gene encoding methylenetetrahydrofolate reductase [NAD(P)H]: MKVTEHIEKAKGKTLFSFEIVPPQKGQNIQDLYNNIDPLMEFKPPFIDVTTSREEYIYLPKDNGLLEKKITRMRPGTVGICASLKYKYDVDAIPHVLCGGFTKEETEYVLVDCHYLGIENVMALRGDARKDQQYFQASNGGNQYASDLVKQIADLNKGKYLHEIIETPHKSDFCIGVAGYPEKHLEAPSLESDLKRLKEKVEAGADYVVTQMFFDNSKYFKFVEKAKEIGITVPIIPGIKPLAVKRHLQVLPQIFRLDLPQSLVEAVEACKDNKEVRQVGIEWAIQQSKELIQAGVPVLHYYSMGKSSNIKAIAKEVF; this comes from the coding sequence ATGAAAGTAACAGAACATATAGAAAAAGCCAAAGGGAAAACATTATTTTCATTTGAAATAGTACCACCTCAAAAAGGGCAAAATATTCAAGATTTATATAATAATATTGATCCGTTAATGGAGTTTAAACCTCCTTTTATAGATGTTACAACCTCAAGAGAAGAATACATTTATTTACCTAAAGATAATGGGCTTTTAGAGAAAAAAATAACCAGAATGCGTCCTGGTACTGTAGGGATTTGTGCTTCATTAAAATATAAGTATGATGTTGATGCAATACCTCATGTTTTATGCGGAGGTTTTACAAAGGAAGAAACGGAATATGTATTGGTAGATTGTCATTATTTAGGAATAGAAAATGTAATGGCATTAAGAGGAGATGCTAGAAAAGATCAGCAATATTTTCAAGCCTCTAACGGAGGAAATCAATATGCCTCTGATTTGGTAAAACAAATAGCGGATTTAAATAAAGGAAAATATCTACATGAAATTATTGAAACACCTCATAAATCAGATTTTTGTATTGGTGTAGCGGGGTATCCAGAAAAACATTTAGAAGCTCCTAGTTTAGAAAGTGATTTAAAACGATTAAAGGAAAAAGTAGAAGCAGGAGCGGATTATGTGGTAACACAAATGTTTTTTGATAATTCTAAATATTTTAAGTTTGTAGAAAAGGCTAAAGAAATAGGGATTACTGTACCTATTATACCAGGAATTAAACCTTTAGCAGTAAAGAGACATTTACAAGTATTACCACAAATTTTTAGGTTAGACTTGCCTCAAAGTTTAGTAGAAGCAGTAGAAGCCTGTAAAGATAATAAGGAAGTAAGACAAGTAGGGATAGAATGGGCAATACAACAAAGTAAGGAGTTAATACAAGCAGGCGTACCTGTATTGCATTACTATTCAATGGGAAAATCAAGTAATATAAAAGCAATTGCAAAGGAAGTTTTTTAA
- a CDS encoding formimidoylglutamase, giving the protein MLHIFNQQAIDNFTNPRNGEVKLGECVVTLNPKKPIEEELEKTDATFVIIGVPEDIGVKMNGGNGGAHTSFIPAIKAFLNTQQNQFINGKNILILGYLDCLDNVLNFDASDREHGDLLVKAIDKELSKLIELIVSNKKIPIIIGGGHNNAYGNIKGLSKAKNEAINAINLDAHTDLRKLEERHSGNGFSYALHEGFLSNYFMFGLHENYTPQYIFEMIHDNINLEYNTFEELAIYQVTSFKSELQRAQNFIQTKPFGIEIDLDCIQHFPSSAMTPSGFSPQHARQFVHFLAKNKNVSYLHICEGAPSVKNEPTTSVQVGKFISYLISDFIKAIENTSMK; this is encoded by the coding sequence ATGTTACATATTTTTAATCAACAAGCAATTGATAATTTTACCAACCCTCGTAATGGTGAAGTTAAATTGGGAGAATGTGTGGTTACCCTAAACCCTAAAAAACCTATAGAGGAAGAGCTTGAGAAAACAGATGCCACTTTTGTTATTATAGGTGTTCCTGAAGATATTGGTGTTAAAATGAATGGAGGTAATGGAGGTGCTCACACATCTTTTATTCCTGCTATAAAAGCGTTTTTAAACACACAACAAAATCAATTTATAAACGGTAAAAATATTTTAATTCTTGGTTATTTAGATTGCTTAGACAACGTTTTAAATTTTGATGCTAGTGATAGAGAACATGGAGATTTATTAGTTAAAGCAATTGATAAAGAGCTTTCTAAATTAATCGAGTTAATTGTTTCAAATAAAAAAATCCCTATAATTATTGGAGGTGGTCATAACAATGCTTATGGAAATATTAAAGGACTATCAAAAGCAAAGAATGAGGCTATTAACGCTATTAACTTAGATGCTCATACTGACTTACGTAAACTAGAAGAGCGCCATAGCGGAAATGGATTTTCATATGCTTTACACGAAGGCTTCTTATCAAACTACTTTATGTTTGGTTTGCATGAGAATTATACTCCTCAATATATTTTTGAAATGATTCATGACAATATTAACTTAGAGTATAATACCTTTGAAGAACTTGCTATTTACCAAGTAACTTCTTTTAAAAGTGAGTTACAACGTGCCCAGAATTTTATACAAACGAAGCCTTTTGGTATTGAAATTGACTTAGATTGTATCCAACATTTTCCTAGTAGCGCTATGACTCCTAGTGGTTTTTCTCCTCAACACGCTAGGCAATTTGTTCATTTTCTTGCTAAAAATAAAAATGTTAGTTATTTACATATATGTGAAGGAGCTCCGAGTGTAAAAAACGAACCTACTACCTCTGTACAAGTTGGTAAATTTATTAGTTATTTAATCTCTGATTTTATTAAAGCCATAGAAAATACTAGCATGAAATAA
- a CDS encoding RNA methyltransferase, with product MKIISSTQNSLIKDLLKLQEKSRERKKKGLFLVEGQREITLVQKGGYTIDTLLFVEDFFNKERLQELHISNANCIQITKEVYQKLAYRDSTEGVIAVVKTKEFYIDSIQFTNTKPLVLVLEGIEKPGNIGAMLRTADAAKLDAVLIANPKTDMYNPNIIRSSVGCLFTNQIAVGTSDEICNFLLENNINIYSATLQNSNAYHKNDYTKATALVVGTEATGLTQLWRDQATQNINIPMQGEIDSMNVSVAAAILTFEAKRQRGFELF from the coding sequence ATGAAAATCATTAGCAGTACACAAAACTCTTTAATAAAAGACCTTTTAAAGCTTCAAGAAAAATCTAGAGAACGTAAGAAAAAAGGATTGTTTTTAGTAGAAGGACAACGAGAAATAACCTTAGTTCAAAAAGGTGGTTATACTATAGACACGCTTTTATTTGTAGAGGATTTTTTTAACAAAGAGCGACTTCAGGAATTACATATATCTAACGCCAATTGTATTCAAATTACAAAGGAAGTCTATCAAAAACTAGCTTATAGAGATTCTACTGAAGGAGTAATTGCAGTTGTAAAAACTAAAGAGTTTTATATTGATTCTATTCAGTTTACAAATACTAAACCACTTGTATTAGTTTTAGAAGGAATTGAAAAACCAGGAAATATTGGCGCTATGCTCCGTACAGCCGATGCTGCAAAACTAGATGCTGTTTTAATTGCCAATCCTAAAACCGATATGTACAATCCTAATATTATACGTTCTAGTGTAGGTTGCTTATTTACCAATCAAATTGCTGTAGGCACTTCAGATGAAATCTGTAATTTTTTACTGGAAAATAACATCAATATTTACAGTGCTACTTTGCAAAACTCTAATGCCTACCATAAAAATGATTATACCAAAGCTACTGCTTTAGTAGTAGGTACTGAGGCTACAGGTTTAACACAATTATGGAGAGACCAAGCTACTCAAAATATTAATATTCCAATGCAAGGAGAAATAGATTCTATGAATGTATCCGTAGCCGCAGCTATTTTAACTTTTGAAGCTAAAAGGCAACGTGGGTTTGAATTATTCTAA
- a CDS encoding DUF3995 domain-containing protein, which translates to MIYFLGVVCVFVLSFIATLHFYWAFGGKWGISSVIPIKENDVKAIHPKWFATLIVALVILGFSSLYAEKIALVSLAFLPNSITNYGVLVIASIFIIRAIGDFKYVGFFKQIKTTLFAKNDTNYFSPLCLFLGVIGYLLHFSL; encoded by the coding sequence ATGATTTATTTTTTAGGAGTAGTTTGCGTATTCGTTCTATCTTTTATAGCTACATTACATTTTTATTGGGCTTTTGGCGGAAAATGGGGAATAAGTAGTGTAATACCAATTAAAGAAAATGATGTAAAAGCCATACATCCAAAATGGTTTGCTACGTTGATTGTAGCTTTAGTTATTTTAGGTTTTAGTTCTTTGTATGCAGAGAAGATAGCTTTAGTTTCACTAGCCTTTTTACCAAATTCAATTACTAACTATGGAGTATTGGTAATTGCAAGCATTTTTATAATAAGGGCTATTGGAGATTTTAAATATGTAGGATTCTTTAAACAAATTAAAACGACATTGTTTGCTAAGAATGATACAAATTATTTTTCTCCACTATGTTTGTTTTTAGGAGTTATAGGTTATTTATTACATTTTAGTTTATAA
- the hutI gene encoding imidazolonepropionase, protein MTTLLINIKELIQVRESDIKKVAGNDMKVLPTIKNAYLYLEDDLIIDYGTMENAPSTANKVVDCTNKMVLPTWCDSHTHIVYAGNREQEFVDRINGFTYEEIANNGGGILNSAKKLQATSEEDLYEQSAKRLEEVMALGTGAVEIKSGYGLTVDAELKMLRVIKKLKENYKLPIKATFLGAHAFPKEYKNNKEGYIDLIINEMLPKVASENLAEFIDAFCETGYFSVEDTDKVLAAGKALGLTPKVHVNQFTTIGGVQVSIKHNALSVDHLEVMNKNDIISLKNSDTMPVALPSCSYFLSIPYTPAREIINAGLPLALATDFNPGSTPSGNMNFVVATACIKMKMTPEEAINAATINGAYAMNLSDSVGSITKGKKANFILTKEIPSYGFIPYSFGSNVIDTVFINGKEV, encoded by the coding sequence ATGACAACTTTATTGATAAATATCAAGGAATTAATTCAGGTTAGAGAATCAGATATAAAAAAGGTAGCTGGTAATGACATGAAAGTTTTACCTACTATAAAAAATGCTTATTTATATCTTGAAGATGACCTAATAATCGACTATGGAACAATGGAAAATGCACCTTCAACTGCTAATAAAGTTGTAGACTGTACTAATAAAATGGTTTTACCTACTTGGTGTGATTCGCATACTCATATAGTTTATGCTGGTAATAGAGAACAAGAATTTGTTGATAGGATTAATGGGTTTACTTATGAAGAAATTGCAAATAATGGTGGTGGTATTTTAAACTCTGCTAAAAAATTACAAGCTACTTCTGAAGAAGATTTGTATGAACAATCTGCAAAACGTTTAGAGGAAGTTATGGCATTAGGTACTGGTGCAGTTGAAATTAAATCTGGTTACGGATTAACTGTAGATGCAGAATTGAAAATGTTACGTGTTATTAAAAAACTTAAAGAAAATTATAAACTACCTATTAAAGCTACATTTTTAGGCGCCCATGCATTTCCTAAGGAATATAAGAATAACAAAGAAGGTTATATTGATTTAATTATTAATGAAATGTTGCCAAAAGTAGCTTCGGAAAATTTAGCTGAATTTATTGATGCCTTTTGTGAAACAGGCTACTTTTCTGTAGAAGATACTGATAAAGTTTTAGCTGCTGGAAAAGCACTTGGTTTAACTCCAAAAGTACATGTAAATCAATTTACAACTATTGGTGGAGTCCAAGTAAGTATTAAGCATAATGCTTTATCTGTAGATCATCTAGAGGTTATGAATAAAAATGATATTATTTCATTAAAAAACTCAGACACTATGCCAGTTGCGTTGCCTTCTTGTTCTTATTTTTTAAGTATACCCTATACACCTGCTCGTGAAATTATAAATGCTGGTTTACCATTGGCTTTAGCTACAGATTTTAATCCAGGTTCAACACCTTCTGGTAACATGAATTTTGTGGTAGCTACTGCTTGTATAAAAATGAAAATGACTCCGGAAGAAGCTATTAATGCAGCTACTATAAATGGAGCTTACGCCATGAATTTGTCTGATTCGGTTGGTAGTATAACCAAAGGGAAAAAAGCTAACTTTATACTTACTAAAGAGATTCCATCTTATGGATTTATACCATACAGCTTTGGTTCTAATGTAATTGACACAGTATTTATTAATGGTAAAGAAGTTTAA